TTCACCTGGAGCAGGGTTTCCTTGGTCACCAGAGTCTTGAGCGCCATCTTCAGGCGGCTGTTGTTCTTGTCTACATCGTATCCTCCAGCAGCCAGAGCCTTCTTCAGGGCGGCCAGAGAAACCCCACTGCGCTCTTTGGAGGCGGACACGGCTTTCACGATGAGCTCGGACACGCTGGGACCGGAAGATTTCTTGGTTTTCTTGGCGGCCCCTGCTGCAGTTTTTTTCGGCTGCTTCTTGGATTTGGCGGCCGGCTCGGTGAGAGGGACAGCGGCGGCTGGTGCGGTCTCTGCCATCGTATACCACGGGAATCCACTAAAACAATTATTCTGCGAGGGAAAAAACGGGGGCGCCTCTTATATGTACAGCGGCTGCTCGGTGATTGGCTGCGATTCTCCTGAGAGTCTATTGGCTGACACTGATCACATGTCCTCCCTTTCCTCATCTGACAGGAGTGAAGCTCCGCTCTCCCCTTGTGCTTCCCTGCCCGGGATAAGAGCCTTTTACCGACTAGAAGCGGCCGGGCGAGCGGGCTCTCTACGTGACTTCCCCCTCCCTGACATTCCCTCTACTCATTTCTAGCCTTCACTGGCAGAGATGCTGGGAAGTAGCCGGGAGGAGGCCCCGGGATCTCTGCCATAGTTCTGCCGATCTGCACGTCGCTGTGATCGGACAAGATAAATGTGTTTGCGGGAGCTCGTTCCCTCTATTCCCGGCACTTGTCACTATCACAGGGTTCTTTACCACAATGTCTAACGTGTGGGAAGCTGATTGTCCGATGCGGGGGCGACCTGGAGCTGCAGAGAGCCCAGAAGGGTAACCCGGCACAGACGCGATGTCGGAGTGTCTTCCGCCTGTCTTACTGTAACTTGACACAGAGGAGACACAGGATTTGCTCTACTTATGTTACAATAACTCGGCACAGGCAAGACACCagcgtctgctccacctgtattacaatttcCCAGCACAGAAAAGACACTAaactaacctgacacaggccagaccccaaaacctgctcctccagcagtacattacccggacacagacaggacactagagacttctccacctgtataactataacctagcACAGAGGAGGGAACAGACACTGTTTGTTCCTCTTGTACTACATTACTACGGTGTCTTGTCTTTTGCCGGCTtattgtccctgtcccctcatattactgccattatgtcccctgtaggagggtacagggacacaatgccggtaatatgtccctgttccctcatcttcgaggcattatgtccctgttccttcatattaccggctttatgtccctgttccctcatctaccaggcattatgcccctgttccctcatattacaggcattatgtccctgttccttcatattacaggctttgtgtccctgttccttcatattacaggctttatgtccctgttccttcatattaccggctttatgtccctgttccctcatctaccaggcattatgcccctgttccctcatattacaggcattatgtccctcttccttcatattacaggcattatgtccctgatccttcatattacaggcttcatgtccctgttccttcatattacaggctttatgtccctgttcccttatattacaggcattatgtccctgatccttcatattacaggcttcatgtccctgttccttcatattaccggcattatgtccctgttccctcatcttacaggcatgatgtccctgttccttcataataccggcattatgtccctgttccttcataataccggcattatgtccctgttcacacatagtaccggcataatgtccctgttccctcatattactggcattatgtcccctgtaggagggtacagggacataatgccggtaatatgtccctgtttcctcatcttacaggcattatgtccctgttccttcatattaccggctttatgtccctgctccctcattttacagacattatgtccctgttccctcatcttactgccattatctccctgttccttctaattaccggcattatttccctgttccttcatattaccggcattatgtccctgttccttcatattaccggcattatgtccctgttccttcatattacaggcattttgtccctgttccttcatctgaacctgcattatgtgcctgttccttcatcttaccggaattatatctctattccttcataatattggcattacgtcccgggttccttcatattaccggcattacgtccctgtttcttcatattaccgacattacgtcccgcctccttcatattatcggcattacgtccctgttccctcatcttaccgacattttgtccctgttccctcatcttaccggcattatgtccctgttccttcatcttaccgacatcatgccggtaatatgaaagtacaaggacataatgccagtaatatgaaagtacaaggacataatgccagtaatatgaaagtacaaggacataatgtccctgttccctcatcttaccagcattatatccctgttccttcatattatcggtattatctccctgttccttcatataacaggcattatgtccctgttccttcatattacaggtattatgtccctgttccttcatattacaggcattatgtccctgttccttcatattacaggcattgtgttcctgttcctacatattacaggcattatttccctgttccttcatattacaggcattatctccctgttccctcatcttacaggcatgatgtccctgttccttcataataacggcattatgtccctgttccctcatattaccggcataatgtccctgttccctcatattactggcattatatccCCTCTaggagggtactgggacataatgccggtaatataatgtctgtaatatgagggaacagggacataaagccggtaatatgaaggaacaggaatataatgcctgtaagttgaggaaacagggacatgtccctgttccttcatattaccggctttatgtccttgttccctcatattacagacattatgtccctgttccctcatattaccggcattacgtccctgctccttcatattaccggaattacgtccctatttcttcaaattaccggcattatgtccctgttccttcatattaccaacattatgtccctgttccttcatattgcaggcattttgtccctgttccttcatattaccggcattatgtcattgttctttcatattaccggtattatatccttgttccttcatattacaggcattttgtccctgttacttcatctttccggcattatgtccctgttccctcatctgaaccggaattatgtgcctgttctttcattttaccgacattatgtccctgttccttcatattaccggcattatgtccctgttccttcatattacaggcattttgtccctgttccttcatctgaacctgcattatgtgcctgttccttcatcttaccggaattatatctctattccttcataataTTGGCAATACGTCCcgggttccttcatattaccggcattacgtccctgtttcttcatattaccgacattacgtcccgcctccttcatattatcggcattacgtccctgttccctcatcttaccgacattttgtccctgttccctcatcttaccggcattatgtccctgttccttcatcttaccgacatcaTGCCgtatgtgtgtgcacatacccttactctgcagcaacttcatgcgttagtggGATGAGGGGAGTCCTAAGTACAGACAACGcagtgttagtacgaagtagaaataggtgcattctgtttcctgtcattgtattgccagcagcgcgattataccagcagtctggcaaagtgacatacaagacaatgcaagtccatacttatgtggaacttggtgctacaaattgctagtttgttttgaaaatctcgtaacatttgtagcaatgagagcagcttggaaaacacggcccctccaacattgggttttgctcttgtaaaatgccgtatcagctgcatcagttttgtcctttttcattcattgaatgcgtctcactaaacgttgctctgcaagaaactgcacgcgttactgtaataaagtgagtcctatatagggacagcagacagagtcattattagtactagaggttaacagatttattgccagcagccttattaatcccagccgtccggcagaatgagatacgggccgagccgatacttgtgtcaaagttggtcccagtaacagatttattgtttgttgtgagaatctggtaacattagtagcagtgacagcagctaagaaaacactggccctctctccaaggattgcggaaagcacgttgcccagcagcaagctgcacgccgaagaagcaacaccgcaattccgctgtttgatccactgctcgggcgcttatacagcgctatgagcaactgagcggatattcagcggtgagtttctgccactcctgtacgtgcaggcatcggcacaaacggcgtccggcagcgccgctacgaggaGGTGTTTTCCTGCCTGAGTACCTTACTGCTATACTTGCTGGCGAGTGATCCTCTTTCCCTTCAGATTAACACtccctggtctaagacccaattcagtcagctgcttctaggacgctATAAGGGGACACACTGCGGTCCACATATCCGGCTCCTCACTGGAAGACcgacgtgatactgaagcccctacccccgtgtatatagaagtagaaggTCACTGCTCAGATACAAAAGCGGTGaccagcagacatcatagctgatctatagaggatgtggcggctctgagaagagcctttgtgttgtgtaagatggagcagagcaggagcggaattaacctccgaagccgtacagtgtgcggccctggcgtttgagcgcgtacactacgtccatagcggtgacggtcttcctcttggcgtgctcggtgtaggtgacggcgtcacggatgacgttctccaggaaaaccttcaggacgccgcgagtctcttcatagatgagaccggagatgcgtttgacgcctcccctgcgagctagacggcggatggcaggcttggtgatgccctggatgttatcacggagcaccttcctgtgccgcttagcaccgccctttccgagtccttttcctcctttaccgCGACCAGACATCCTGTAAGCTGGAGCTAAAGAGAAATATTGTACCGAGAACCGCGGAGCGCGTCTTTATATAGACCTTGGGTGGACCAGAGAGAGAACTGTAATACATGTCACTTCCGGGGCGTTTCTTTAAGTAAATTCACATTACCAATCCCTCCCCCTCCCGTTGATTGGCTTaactcagattttgaattgcaCGTTCATTTTACAATACCGGCCGCTCTTTTCCCGCTTATAGCGCGACTGCTGTGTAATGTCTATCTGCCCCAAATCTAAAGCGTAATGTTAAGGGAAACAAGGAACAAGCGTGACGTCTTGGATTAGTATGGCGGCTGCTCGTTATCTGCCGTCACGTTCAGGATTTGTGTGCCCGCAGATCACCCCTCCGGCCACCAGCACCACAACGGCTTTATAGAATGAATAGGGAGGAGAGGACTCGGGCAGTGTTAATGCGTTTAGATCTCTGATTTACAACGGTGACCGGGACTACACCCGATGATCATGACCTCACAGAATAAGAGTAGAATTCCCCTGCGCTTGTGTTCACACCGGGTGGAGGATACCTGCTCCCCCACCCTACACGCTGCGCCTGGTTTGCCTTTACAAGGAGTAGGGAACAAGGACTCCGCACACACTGGTAAGCGGTGGATCATTAGCTGCACATAACGGCGTCATTCCTCGCAGCAGCAGCGGAGGTTATTATCGGAAGAGCGATGTGCGGTCATCAGTGAGGAGTGGGGCGGGTTATCACTGCGATACAGCCGGAGAGGGAGGTGATGAATACAGCGCAGACAACCGGCATAACACATGACAGGACTGCTGAAAGGGCCGGATTACGTGAGTGCTAGAGACGGGGACTGGTTATAGTGTAAATGGCGCTAAGCACTGAAAAGGTTAACAATGGCACCTCCACATATTAATAGCAGAGCACCGAGAAGCCAGCGGGAGAGTCGCGGTAGAATTAACGGAGGAAAAGGATTCAGCTCGTTTGAGGGAGGATTTGGTGGCtctgaaaagagcctttgtgttgtaaTCGTTGCCGGGTTGAGACCTAAGCCCTCTCCCCACGGATCCTGCGGGCCAGTTGAATGTCTTTGGGCATGATGGTGACCCTCTTGGCGTGGATGGCGCACAGGTTGGTATCCTCAAACAGTCCGACCAGATAAGCCTCGCTGGCCTCCTGCAGAGCCATGACTGCTGAGCTCTGGAAGCGCAGATCGGTCTTGAAGTCCTGAGCGATCTCTCTCACCAGGCGCTGGAAGGGCAGCTTACGGATAAGAAGCTCGGTGGACTTCTGGTAGCGGCGGATTTCACGGAGAGCGACTGTGCCCGGGCGGTAACGATGAGGCTTCTTCACTCCGCCGGTAGCGGGAGCGCTCTTCCGTGCAGCTTTAGTAGCCAGCTGCTTGCGGGGCGCTTTCCCGCCGGTGGATTTACGCGCAGTCTGCTTTGTTCTGGCCATAGCTCTACAACAATGTGCACACTTGTAGACTGATACGAGGAGAGGAAAGAGCAGAGTATTTATACACTTGAGCGTGTCCTCATTGGTCCATGAAAGGCACACCCCTACATTCTATTGGCTTCTTCATAAAAACAATACGCAACCGACAAAGCAAATGTGATATTCGCCACCAATCACCGTTCCGAAGAGGCGGACACCGGTTTACATGACGTCCACACGCAGCTTGTACAGCAGGGGGTGTTAATAACAGCTCACTGTATTTCCATGTCCGCAGATCACGTACACAGCGTTATATAAGAGACTACTTCCCCATCATCCGCCGCTTCAGTGGTTTTATAGATTACACAAAGGGACAATCCCCCACCCCATCCTTACACAGGACACTGTGCCCCGCATCCAGAGGCAGCATATAAGGGTCACCATCCACCACGTGTAATGAGGAGCAGGGGACATTGTGCTCTATTTACACCGGAGAGTGTAATCCATCGGCCTCCTTCACGTGGATCCTGTGCTGTAAGCTACAAGTCTATTGCTGCCCCGGTCCTTATTCACACATTACACCTGGTGGGCTGTGACCTGATAAACTCTGCCTGGATGTTACACCATAGTGACGGGACGGACACTGTGGAGGTCCGGATACAGCAGCTATGGCGTCCAGCGCAATGACCAGAAATGACACTTGTCATAGagtaacagggacatgaagctccTCCGTGCACACGCGATGATGGCGCCTCCTTTATCTCAGGATCGCGCTGCTGTCTGTACCGGAGGAAACAGCAGCCAGTGATCATACAGCTCTGCCGGGGAGAAGGTGGTGGCtctgaaaagagcctt
This genomic window from Rhinoderma darwinii isolate aRhiDar2 unplaced genomic scaffold, aRhiDar2.hap1 Scaffold_423, whole genome shotgun sequence contains:
- the LOC142710266 gene encoding histone H3-like, yielding MEIQAMARTKQTARKSTGGKAPRKQLATKAARKSAPATGGVKKPHRYRPGTVALREIRRYQKSTELLIRKLPFQRLVREIAQDFKTDLRFQSSAVMALQEASEAYLVGLFEDTNLCAIHAKRVTIMPKDIQLARRIRGERA